One Sodalinema gerasimenkoae IPPAS B-353 DNA segment encodes these proteins:
- the hisD gene encoding histidinol dehydrogenase: MLRIITERSEAESELRRIMNRTQSDGVLEQEASVRTILKRVRQEGDAALLNYTKEFDGQTLTASQLRVSGSELDAAYQQIPKQLLDAIQLAVKQVEAFHRQRVPKSWVNFGKDGVVLGKRYTAVDRAGIYVPGGRGAYPSTAIMNAVPAKVAGVEGLVMVTPPGTDLRVDPAVLVAAQEAGVHEIYRVGGAQAIAALAYGTETIAPVDVITGPGNLYVTLAKKMVFGTVGIDSLAGPSEVLVIADHHANPSHLAADLLAQAEHDPMAAAILLTPDSALARQVVAAVEEQLSDHPRRLWTEKAIAHYGLVVVVDSLEEAADLSNQFAPEHLELEILEPWELVPQIRHAGAIFLGYSTPEAVGDYLAGPNHTLPTSGAARYASALGVETFMKHSSLIEYSPSALQSMSAAIQTLADAEGLHSHRESVRLRIEPQAPPDDPTS, from the coding sequence ATGCTGCGAATCATCACTGAGCGATCTGAAGCCGAGTCCGAGTTACGGCGAATCATGAACCGCACCCAGTCTGACGGGGTGCTCGAACAAGAAGCAAGCGTCCGAACCATTCTCAAGCGGGTTCGCCAGGAAGGGGATGCGGCTCTACTGAATTATACGAAAGAGTTTGACGGTCAAACCTTGACGGCCTCGCAATTGCGAGTGAGCGGCTCAGAACTCGATGCAGCCTATCAACAAATCCCTAAACAACTCTTAGACGCGATTCAGTTGGCGGTCAAACAGGTAGAAGCCTTCCATCGCCAACGGGTTCCCAAGAGTTGGGTCAACTTTGGCAAGGATGGGGTGGTTTTGGGGAAACGCTATACGGCGGTCGATCGGGCGGGAATCTACGTCCCTGGAGGTCGCGGTGCCTATCCCAGTACCGCGATTATGAATGCGGTACCGGCTAAGGTGGCGGGGGTTGAAGGACTGGTGATGGTTACTCCCCCCGGAACCGATTTACGGGTCGATCCGGCGGTGTTGGTGGCGGCCCAGGAAGCGGGAGTCCACGAGATTTATCGGGTCGGTGGGGCCCAGGCGATCGCCGCCTTAGCCTACGGAACCGAAACCATCGCGCCGGTGGATGTGATTACCGGGCCTGGCAATCTCTACGTGACCTTAGCCAAGAAAATGGTCTTTGGGACGGTGGGGATTGACTCCTTAGCGGGGCCTTCGGAGGTGTTGGTGATTGCTGATCATCATGCTAATCCCAGTCACTTGGCGGCGGATTTATTGGCCCAAGCTGAACATGACCCGATGGCGGCAGCGATTCTGCTGACCCCGGATTCGGCCTTGGCCCGTCAGGTGGTGGCGGCGGTGGAAGAGCAGTTGAGTGATCATCCGCGACGCTTGTGGACTGAGAAGGCGATCGCCCATTATGGGTTAGTGGTGGTGGTCGATTCCCTAGAGGAAGCCGCCGACCTCTCGAACCAGTTTGCGCCGGAACATTTAGAACTCGAAATTCTCGAACCCTGGGAGTTAGTCCCCCAAATTCGGCACGCGGGGGCGATTTTCCTGGGCTATTCCACTCCCGAAGCGGTGGGAGATTACTTAGCGGGGCCCAATCATACCTTACCCACCTCCGGCGCGGCCCGTTACGCCTCGGCCCTGGGGGTGGAAACCTTTATGAAGCATTCGAGTCTGATTGAGTATTCTCCCTCAGCCTTACAAAGCATGAGCGCGGCGATTCAGACTCTGGCGGATGCGGAGGGGTTACATTCTCACCGGGAATCGGTGCGCTTACGGATAGAACCTCAGGCGCCCCCGGATGATCCGACGTCTTAA
- a CDS encoding RNA recognition motif domain-containing protein, with translation MSVYVGNLSYEVTSEDLSDVFSEYGTIKRIHVPTDRETGRMRGFAFVEMEQESEEAAAIEALDGAEWMDRVIRVNPAKPRTDKPRYNRR, from the coding sequence ATGTCCGTTTACGTTGGAAATCTTTCTTATGAAGTCACCTCTGAGGATTTAAGTGACGTTTTCTCAGAATATGGGACGATTAAACGGATTCACGTCCCGACGGACCGTGAAACCGGTCGTATGCGGGGATTTGCCTTTGTGGAAATGGAGCAGGAATCTGAAGAAGCGGCCGCAATTGAAGCCCTAGATGGGGCGGAATGGATGGACCGTGTTATTCGGGTTAACCCTGCTAAGCCTCGCACTGACAAACCCCGGTACAACCGCCGTTAG
- a CDS encoding DUF3800 domain-containing protein codes for MSIHKNNVQEIFCDESGFTGPNLLDSTAPFFTYSAVAVSNEEAKEFVEKVIKDYKIQSGELKANKMRKSSPGRKAITHILEKFSTRAKVVVHDKKYSLACKFYEYIFEPALASKNSIFYDIEFHNFVSNLLYIHFKEGGNYAECIFNDFYQFMKMDYNNFFDSLSSPKIPLGLNEIKEFCIHQREIINL; via the coding sequence ATGAGTATTCATAAAAATAACGTACAGGAAATTTTTTGTGATGAATCGGGATTCACGGGACCTAATCTTCTGGACAGCACAGCTCCTTTCTTTACCTACTCGGCAGTAGCAGTAAGTAATGAAGAAGCCAAAGAATTTGTAGAAAAAGTAATTAAAGATTACAAGATACAATCCGGCGAACTAAAAGCAAACAAAATGCGAAAGTCCAGTCCAGGTAGAAAAGCTATTACGCATATTTTGGAAAAATTTAGTACTCGTGCCAAAGTTGTTGTTCATGACAAAAAGTATAGTTTAGCTTGCAAATTTTATGAATACATATTTGAGCCTGCTTTAGCTAGCAAGAACTCCATTTTTTATGATATTGAATTTCATAATTTTGTATCTAATCTTCTTTATATCCATTTCAAAGAAGGTGGTAACTATGCTGAGTGTATTTTTAACGATTTCTATCAATTCATGAAAATGGATTATAATAATTTCTTTGATTCTCTCTCCTCACCCAAAATACCCCTAGGATTAAATGAGATAAAAGAATTTTGTATTCACCAACGAGAGATAATTAACTTGTAG
- the rpsT gene encoding 30S ribosomal protein S20: MANIKSAIKRIQVNERNRLRNKSHKSAIRTLMKKYFAAVDAYQSNPSSEALEEVQQCMNLAYSKIDKAVKRGVLHSNTGARKKARLAKALKQDNTAAA; this comes from the coding sequence GTGGCAAACATCAAGTCTGCAATCAAACGCATTCAAGTCAACGAGCGCAACCGCTTACGCAATAAGTCTCACAAGTCAGCCATTCGCACGCTGATGAAGAAGTACTTTGCCGCAGTGGACGCGTACCAAAGTAATCCAAGTTCCGAGGCCTTAGAAGAGGTTCAGCAGTGTATGAACCTGGCCTATAGCAAAATTGATAAGGCTGTGAAACGAGGTGTACTGCACAGCAATACCGGCGCTCGTAAGAAAGCGCGCCTAGCCAAAGCCCTGAAGCAAGACAACACCGCCGCCGCGTAA
- a CDS encoding polysaccharide deacetylase family protein, whose product MVSNAKLRRWAIAFLLGLILVMIGGELLIEKIAIFGFHDIIEIDNPRNQPPQRPEFSADYSINKFEAFLRELVARNYWFLSSQDLYNYYFKTPPDPIPVNYKSRPKVMVTIDDGYREAHLNVLPLLEQLHRETGEKLTVVWFINSSFMGVPGSYLEHASCEELRKGVIRGYYDIQSHGANHDNLTLISEEEVHKEVGRSQQELRDCLAGLEGTETVANHISYPFGAIDDNALEIVKLYHQSGYLYNTRSLRLTPFRNPYFIPRQTVNRNTSVGRLLRLAAGGWF is encoded by the coding sequence ATGGTCTCTAACGCCAAACTCCGACGCTGGGCGATCGCCTTTCTGCTGGGACTTATTCTGGTAATGATTGGGGGAGAACTCCTAATTGAAAAAATCGCCATTTTTGGCTTTCACGATATTATTGAAATTGATAATCCCCGAAACCAACCGCCCCAACGACCGGAATTTAGCGCCGATTACAGCATCAATAAATTTGAAGCCTTTTTGCGAGAATTAGTAGCGCGCAATTATTGGTTTTTGTCCTCCCAAGACCTCTATAATTACTATTTTAAGACTCCCCCAGATCCGATTCCTGTCAATTACAAATCTCGTCCTAAAGTCATGGTTACCATTGATGATGGTTATCGGGAGGCTCATCTCAATGTTTTGCCGTTATTGGAGCAACTTCATCGAGAAACGGGGGAGAAACTGACGGTCGTTTGGTTTATAAACTCCTCTTTTATGGGAGTCCCCGGAAGCTATTTAGAACACGCCAGTTGTGAGGAGTTACGGAAGGGAGTGATTCGGGGCTATTATGATATTCAATCTCATGGGGCGAATCATGATAATCTGACCTTGATTTCCGAGGAGGAGGTGCATAAAGAAGTGGGGCGATCGCAACAGGAACTCAGAGACTGTTTAGCCGGGTTAGAGGGGACTGAAACTGTCGCAAATCATATTTCTTATCCCTTTGGGGCGATTGATGACAATGCTTTAGAGATTGTCAAACTCTATCATCAATCGGGCTATCTTTATAATACCCGAAGTCTGCGCCTCACTCCTTTTAGAAATCCCTATTTTATCCCGCGTCAAACGGTGAATCGAAACACCTCCGTTGGCCGGCTGCTACGTTTAGCGGCTGGGGGGTGGTTTTAG
- a CDS encoding TatD family hydrolase, which translates to MTLIDTHVHVNFDRFEADFEQVRDRWRAAGVSQLIHSCVHPQEFPRTQAIADRVPELSLAVGLHPLDAQDWTEDLASEIRRLAQEDRRVVAIGETGLDFFKADNRPKQITALRGQLNIAQALNLPVIIHCRDAASALVEELQRFRDLGGQPRGVMHCWAGTPEETQAFLDLGFYISFSGIVTFKNAQTLQESAKRVPDDRLLIETDCPFLAPVPKRGKRNEPAFVRYVAETLAQLRGVSFDDLAEQTRQNAIACFALNPV; encoded by the coding sequence ATGACGCTTATTGACACCCACGTTCACGTCAACTTTGACCGTTTCGAGGCGGACTTCGAGCAAGTTCGCGATCGCTGGCGAGCCGCTGGAGTGAGCCAACTGATTCACTCATGTGTGCATCCGCAGGAATTTCCTCGGACGCAGGCCATCGCTGATCGGGTCCCGGAATTGTCCTTGGCCGTGGGGTTACATCCCCTCGATGCCCAAGACTGGACCGAAGACCTCGCCAGTGAAATTCGTCGTTTGGCTCAAGAGGATCGTCGGGTGGTGGCCATCGGAGAGACGGGGCTGGACTTTTTCAAGGCCGACAACCGCCCCAAGCAAATCACCGCCCTGCGGGGACAACTAAATATCGCCCAAGCCCTGAACTTACCTGTGATTATCCATTGCCGTGACGCAGCCAGCGCCCTAGTGGAAGAACTCCAGCGGTTTCGGGATCTGGGCGGTCAGCCCCGGGGTGTCATGCACTGCTGGGCTGGAACCCCCGAAGAAACCCAAGCATTTCTAGATCTGGGGTTTTATATTAGTTTTAGTGGTATCGTCACCTTCAAAAATGCCCAGACCTTGCAAGAATCAGCCAAGAGAGTCCCCGATGATCGCCTCTTGATTGAAACCGACTGTCCCTTTCTCGCCCCCGTCCCCAAACGGGGCAAACGCAACGAACCCGCCTTCGTGCGCTACGTTGCCGAAACCCTGGCCCAACTGCGGGGGGTGTCCTTCGATGACCTCGCCGAGCAAACCCGGCAGAATGCGATCGCCTGCTTCGCTCTCAATCCGGTTTAG
- a CDS encoding metallophosphoesterase family protein produces MDAFRFAIVSDLHIALPHTIWDSPQRFHLVEVSIPVLETILDRLNGLDLEFLLIPGDLTQHGEPENHRWLAKRLKELPYPVYVIPGNHDIPVAVANDHSIGMADFAGYYPHCGYGQPQGLDYTVELRRGLHLIGLNSNHFNAEGKQVGRVLESQLDWLDDQLQQLRGEEVWLMVHHNVIEHLPGQSENGLGRRYMLENAPQLRTLLRSHGVQLVFTGHLHVQDIAQAGDLYDITTGSTVSYPHPYRVLECLRDNQGQTWLQIESGRVDGVQDWENLGQLSRDWMGDRAYPFMLRLLTDAPLHLSREAAEPLIPSLRYFWANIADGDAQLEFSHFPSQPRQFFESFSAIHPEGHLALIDNHIALKLTSFL; encoded by the coding sequence ATGGACGCTTTTAGATTTGCGATCGTCAGTGACTTACATATTGCCCTTCCTCATACCATTTGGGATAGTCCCCAGCGGTTCCATTTGGTGGAAGTCTCGATTCCGGTTTTGGAGACGATTTTAGATCGCCTCAACGGACTAGATTTAGAGTTTTTGCTGATTCCAGGGGATTTAACCCAACATGGGGAACCGGAGAATCATCGCTGGTTAGCCAAACGCTTGAAGGAACTTCCCTATCCGGTGTATGTGATTCCCGGAAATCATGATATCCCGGTGGCGGTGGCCAATGACCATTCCATTGGGATGGCGGACTTTGCTGGCTATTATCCCCATTGTGGTTATGGCCAGCCTCAGGGGTTAGATTACACCGTTGAGTTGCGTCGGGGGTTACATCTGATTGGCTTAAACTCCAATCACTTCAACGCCGAAGGAAAGCAGGTGGGGAGGGTGTTGGAGTCACAGTTAGACTGGTTGGATGACCAATTGCAGCAACTTCGGGGGGAGGAGGTGTGGCTGATGGTGCATCATAATGTGATTGAACATCTCCCAGGCCAGTCTGAGAATGGTTTGGGACGACGCTATATGTTGGAGAATGCACCGCAGTTACGGACGTTGTTGCGATCGCATGGGGTGCAATTGGTGTTTACGGGCCATCTTCATGTCCAGGATATCGCCCAAGCAGGAGATCTCTATGACATTACCACCGGTTCGACGGTCTCGTATCCTCATCCTTATCGGGTTTTGGAATGTCTGCGGGATAATCAGGGACAGACTTGGCTGCAAATTGAGTCGGGGAGAGTTGATGGGGTGCAGGATTGGGAAAATCTGGGTCAACTCTCTCGCGACTGGATGGGCGATCGGGCCTATCCCTTTATGCTACGCTTACTGACCGATGCTCCTCTCCATCTCTCCCGAGAGGCGGCGGAACCCCTGATTCCCAGTTTGCGCTATTTTTGGGCCAATATCGCCGATGGGGATGCTCAATTAGAATTTTCCCATTTCCCCAGCCAACCGCGCCAGTTTTTTGAGTCGTTCTCCGCCATTCATCCAGAGGGACATTTGGCGTTAATTGATAATCATATCGCCCTCAAACTGACTTCGTTTCTCTAA
- the rpsU gene encoding 30S ribosomal protein S21, with translation MTQIILGDSEPIESALRRFRRKVSRAGLFSDMKKNRCFETPAEKHKRKEIARHRERRRFRNRRKSY, from the coding sequence ATGACTCAAATTATCTTGGGTGATAGTGAACCCATCGAATCCGCATTACGTCGCTTCCGGCGCAAAGTCTCCCGCGCGGGACTATTTTCGGATATGAAAAAGAATCGGTGTTTTGAGACTCCGGCGGAGAAGCATAAACGCAAGGAGATTGCTCGTCACCGTGAGCGTCGTCGGTTCCGTAATCGTCGGAAATCCTATTAA
- the hpsP gene encoding hormogonium polysaccharide biosynthesis glycosyltransferase HpsP, translated as MKVLQIVPSVSLVYGGPSQMILGFSQALAEQGVDVTLLTTNSNGDSGQDPLDVPLNQAIPQDGYQIRYCRCFPFRRYKFSLPLFQWLWNHARDYDLVHIHALFSPVSSLSAWICRQRGVPYVLRPLGTLDPADLRKKSRLKDLYARVLERENLAQSAAIHFTTPEEAKISHRFGVKTHDWVIPLGVTPPEPPPRMQEICQELGVDATRPLVLFMSRVEPKKGLDLLIPALEAVAAKGIEFQFVLAGSNPQDPAYEQMIGDRLRNSSIHPQTRITGFVSGDRKAALLYRADLFVLPSYYENFGIAVAEAMGVGTPVLISDRVQICDAVAASESGWVAECSMESVRDRLIDALANLDNCQRRGNNARTYATHHYRWPAIAQTAIERYRSII; from the coding sequence ATGAAAGTTCTGCAAATTGTCCCCTCCGTTTCCCTAGTCTATGGCGGTCCGAGTCAAATGATTTTAGGGTTCTCCCAAGCCTTAGCGGAACAGGGAGTCGATGTCACTCTCCTCACCACCAACTCCAACGGCGACTCAGGCCAAGATCCCCTTGATGTTCCCCTCAATCAAGCCATCCCCCAAGATGGCTACCAGATTCGCTATTGTCGCTGTTTTCCCTTCCGGCGTTATAAATTCTCCCTTCCCCTGTTTCAATGGCTGTGGAACCACGCCAGGGACTATGATCTCGTCCATATTCACGCACTCTTCTCCCCCGTTAGCAGCCTCTCGGCTTGGATTTGTCGTCAACGGGGGGTTCCCTATGTCTTGCGGCCTCTAGGAACCCTCGATCCAGCGGATTTACGCAAAAAATCCCGCCTTAAAGACCTCTATGCCAGGGTTTTGGAACGGGAAAACCTGGCCCAGTCCGCCGCTATTCATTTCACTACCCCCGAAGAAGCCAAAATTTCCCACCGCTTCGGGGTAAAAACTCACGATTGGGTGATTCCCCTGGGAGTTACACCTCCTGAACCCCCGCCTCGGATGCAAGAGATTTGTCAGGAGTTGGGAGTCGACGCAACCCGGCCCCTAGTTCTGTTTATGTCGCGGGTGGAACCGAAAAAGGGCCTGGATTTATTGATTCCGGCCCTGGAGGCCGTCGCCGCTAAGGGAATTGAGTTTCAGTTTGTCTTAGCCGGGAGTAACCCTCAAGATCCCGCCTATGAACAGATGATTGGCGATCGCCTCCGCAATTCCTCGATTCACCCCCAGACTCGCATCACCGGCTTTGTCAGTGGCGATCGCAAAGCCGCCCTCCTCTACCGCGCCGATTTGTTTGTGCTACCGTCCTATTATGAGAACTTCGGCATCGCTGTCGCCGAAGCTATGGGAGTGGGAACACCGGTGTTAATTTCCGATCGCGTCCAGATTTGTGATGCGGTGGCCGCGTCAGAGTCTGGCTGGGTGGCGGAGTGTTCCATGGAGTCGGTTCGCGATCGCCTCATTGACGCCTTAGCCAATTTAGACAACTGTCAGCGACGGGGGAACAATGCACGTACCTATGCCACTCATCATTATCGTTGGCCGGCGATCGCCCAAACGGCGATCGAACGGTATCGAAGCATCATCTAG
- a CDS encoding GIY-YIG nuclease family protein, which yields MNESDLQAEARRILDMIALRPFEQCQPLSREFSHLPARPGVYAIRHKTEGLLYIGKTKSLRGRFRGGHKAFLWAWLDKYSDEDIRIALQVVPYWGNPALLLELEAIILRATEPPYNAQIPTER from the coding sequence ATGAACGAGTCGGACTTACAAGCCGAAGCTCGAAGAATACTCGATATGATTGCCTTGAGACCGTTTGAGCAATGCCAACCTTTAAGCCGTGAATTTTCTCATCTACCGGCTCGCCCCGGCGTCTATGCAATTCGGCATAAAACTGAGGGGTTGCTCTATATTGGCAAAACCAAAAGTCTACGAGGGCGCTTCAGGGGAGGGCATAAGGCTTTCCTATGGGCATGGCTCGATAAATATAGTGATGAGGATATACGGATTGCGTTGCAAGTTGTTCCCTATTGGGGAAACCCCGCGTTACTATTGGAGCTAGAAGCCATAATTCTAAGAGCAACTGAGCCTCCTTACAATGCCCAGATTCCAACTGAAAGGTGA
- a CDS encoding DUF5009 domain-containing protein, producing the protein MTQRSLALDSLRGLAVLAMVFSGIIPFGGALPAWMYHAQVPPPDHVFNPEVPGLTWVDLVFPAFLFAMGAAIPLAQRRRIQQGWPGWKIALSTLWRGLSLIAFAVFLQHCRPNILDPDLGVWRWWISLLGFLILGLAFGQFPRQIPISVQRGLNLLGWLLGIALLSQLTYADGSGFSNSRNDIILVVLGNVAIAATAVWWLTRDQLLGRLGAIALVFALQLSLDESGWVRSHLDISPLPHLLNFAYLKYLLVVLPATLIGDGLWQMLQRRESPELTPGWTARRYGAIALLGLTWTLTLLIGLQGRWLGQTVVIAVILTIFTWWLKHKPYSPQERLLSQWMTWGTYWIGLGLALDPVQGGIKKDPATWSYLFTTTGISIWLLISLRVVVDIFRGDRRLPGLIPPLIDTGRNPLVGYVAYLNLILPILTLTGVRTLINAVTASPLRGTLRAILMTILVVGVVWGLKQLRWRWRL; encoded by the coding sequence GTGACCCAACGATCGCTCGCCCTGGATAGTCTGCGAGGATTGGCCGTTCTCGCCATGGTCTTCTCAGGAATCATCCCCTTCGGCGGGGCCCTGCCAGCTTGGATGTATCACGCCCAGGTTCCCCCCCCAGATCATGTCTTTAACCCCGAAGTTCCGGGACTCACTTGGGTCGATCTCGTCTTTCCCGCCTTCCTCTTCGCTATGGGGGCCGCCATCCCCTTGGCCCAACGGCGGCGCATTCAACAGGGTTGGCCCGGCTGGAAAATTGCCCTCTCAACCCTCTGGCGAGGACTTTCTCTAATTGCCTTTGCCGTGTTTTTACAGCATTGTCGCCCCAATATCCTCGACCCCGATTTAGGGGTTTGGCGGTGGTGGATTTCCCTGCTAGGATTTCTCATTCTTGGACTAGCCTTTGGCCAGTTTCCTCGCCAGATTCCCATCTCAGTTCAACGGGGTTTAAATCTCTTGGGATGGCTGTTAGGAATTGCGCTATTATCTCAGTTAACTTATGCCGATGGCAGTGGCTTTTCCAATAGCCGCAATGATATTATTTTAGTGGTTTTAGGCAATGTCGCCATAGCTGCAACCGCCGTTTGGTGGCTGACTCGGGATCAGCTTCTGGGCCGTTTGGGGGCGATCGCCCTCGTCTTTGCCCTACAACTCTCCCTCGATGAATCCGGCTGGGTGCGATCGCATCTCGACATCTCCCCCCTTCCCCATCTCCTCAACTTCGCCTATCTCAAATATTTGCTGGTGGTTCTCCCCGCCACCCTCATCGGCGATGGACTCTGGCAGATGCTGCAACGGCGAGAGTCCCCTGAATTGACCCCAGGTTGGACGGCCCGACGCTATGGGGCGATCGCCCTGTTGGGACTGACTTGGACCCTCACCCTGCTGATTGGACTCCAGGGACGCTGGCTGGGTCAAACCGTGGTCATAGCTGTGATTTTGACAATTTTTACCTGGTGGCTCAAACACAAGCCCTACAGCCCTCAAGAACGGCTGCTGAGTCAATGGATGACCTGGGGAACCTATTGGATTGGTCTGGGGTTAGCCTTAGACCCAGTTCAGGGAGGGATTAAGAAAGATCCCGCCACCTGGAGTTATCTGTTTACCACCACGGGAATCTCCATTTGGCTATTGATCAGTTTACGGGTTGTGGTCGATATCTTTCGCGGCGATCGTCGTTTACCGGGGTTAATTCCCCCACTCATCGACACCGGCCGTAATCCCCTGGTTGGCTATGTGGCGTATCTCAACCTGATTTTGCCCATTCTCACCTTAACCGGCGTGCGCACTCTCATCAACGCCGTCACCGCCTCCCCCCTGCGGGGAACCCTGCGGGCCATCTTGATGACGATACTCGTGGTGGGAGTGGTTTGGGGATTGAAGCAACTGCGTTGGCGTTGGCGGCTGTGA
- a CDS encoding tetratricopeptide repeat protein: MRYQRWFRQVPLLTMAWLGLMGHPAAAERLAHAQDDGMETTYREYVTRCQKGSDRQAVVACEKALRLRPDDFMTWTNLGVRLGNLGDYEAALEAHRRALRLRPNYALALANRCADQVALNRFVEASASCERALQGDGRWGQLSPAIAWYNLALAQQGLERYDRSRASLNRALELDPSLAAAWDRLGYAWERLGDYEEAVNAYRQAVELAPNISDYRENLNLVQRRLRF; encoded by the coding sequence ATGCGTTACCAACGATGGTTTAGACAAGTTCCCCTATTGACGATGGCCTGGCTGGGCCTGATGGGCCACCCGGCCGCGGCCGAGCGGTTGGCTCATGCTCAAGACGATGGGATGGAGACGACCTATCGGGAGTATGTCACCCGCTGTCAGAAGGGGAGCGATCGCCAGGCGGTGGTGGCCTGTGAGAAGGCCTTGAGGCTGCGCCCTGATGATTTCATGACTTGGACGAATTTGGGGGTTCGCTTGGGGAATTTGGGGGACTATGAGGCAGCTCTAGAGGCTCACCGCCGCGCCTTACGGTTACGTCCCAATTATGCCCTGGCTTTGGCTAATCGCTGCGCCGATCAGGTGGCTCTCAACCGCTTTGTTGAGGCTAGCGCCTCCTGTGAGCGGGCCCTACAGGGGGATGGTCGCTGGGGGCAGTTGAGTCCGGCGATCGCCTGGTATAATCTGGCCTTGGCTCAACAGGGACTTGAACGCTATGACCGCTCCCGTGCCTCCCTTAACCGGGCCCTAGAGCTAGATCCGAGTTTAGCAGCGGCGTGGGATCGTCTCGGGTATGCCTGGGAAAGGTTAGGAGACTACGAAGAAGCGGTGAACGCCTATCGCCAGGCGGTGGAATTAGCACCTAATATCTCCGATTACCGCGAAAATCTTAACCTGGTACAGCGACGCTTACGATTTTAG